The DNA region AAAACCAACAAGAAATGGTCGACTGACTATGCGGAGCGCATCCTCGCCAGTATGAAAAATCATATCTTTCCGGCAATCGGTCATCTGCCCGTCACGATGCTGAAAACGCAGCATTTCACGGCACTGCTGAGAGTTATCGAGGATAAAGGCTTTCTGGAAGTCGCGTCCCGAACCCGGCAGCAACTCTGCAACATCATGCGCTACGCCGTGCAGCAGGGACTGACCGAAAGCAACCCAGCGCAGCATCTGGAAGGCGTCACCGCGCCGCCGGTGAAAAATCACTATCCCGCCCTGCCGCTGGAGAGGTTGCCCGAATTGTTTGAGCGTATTGGCGACTATCAGCAGGGACGGCAGCTTACGAGACTGGCGGTGGTGTTGACTCTACACCTGTTTATCCGCTCCAGCGAACTGCGATTCGCCCGCTGGAGCGAGATAGATTTCAGACACAAAATCTGGACCATCCCCGCCACCCGAGAGGCGATAGATAAAGTTCGTTTTTCAGGTCGTGGGGCAAAAATGCGCACTCCGCATATTGTGCCATTGTCCCGGCAGGCTATAGCTATTCTGAAGCAAATACAGGAAATCTCCGGTCATCTGGAGCTGGTCTTCCCCGGCGACCATAACCCATATAAGCCGATGAGTGAAAATACCATCAACCGGGCGCTGCGTCTGATGGGCTACGATACCAAAACCGACATCTGCGGGCATGGCTTCAGGGCAATGGCTTGTAGCGCACTGGTGGAATCTGAACTCTGGTCGCGGGATGCCGTGGAGCGGCAGATGAGCCATCAGGAGCGCAATAGCGTGCGTGCGGCGTACATTCACCGCGCTGAGCACCTCGACGCCCGCAAAGCTATGATGCAGTGGTGGTCGGATTATCTGGACGTCAGTCGTGACGGGTACACTGCCCCATATATTTATGCACGACTGCATGGGATGGTCTAAGTAAGGTGACTGCTCCTGTAATAGTTTAGCCCTGCAACACCCGAAAAATCTCATCGGGTGTTCTCATTGCTGCAACAGATTTAGGTACTCTATGCTAGCTTACTCCACCACCTCGCTGACCCTTTTTCTTGTTGTTCGAAATTTCCCAGGCTCCCGAGCAGGCATTCCATTTTTGATATAACTCACCTACTCGGCCTATGACTTCTGATGAAAATCACGCCTGTCAATCATTGATGGCATCATGACATGTCATTGATAAAAATGATTATTCCCCTATAGTCGTTACGTCACACCTCATATTTCCTCAGGTTTGTCGTACAATCCTTCATCACGGGGATATCTCACTTATAACTGTCGGCGTTTTACCTATTTGAAAGTTTAGCTTTATACAAATTCGCGATATGGCAATCAGAACTGACTTATTTTTTCGCATTAGTACTTGAAAACAAGCGAAGCGGCCTCACTATCGATCCTGTTCACAACAAATGTGGGGTTACTATGAGTCTTCAAAACAAATTCATGAATTTTCATGATGCTATCAAGTTAGGCAGACAGGATCTAGAGTACACAACGGCACGTCTGAAGGACGACAGCATCACAGCGGATATCAAAAAACGCTTCAAAGAAGATGGCTATCCAGTCGTTGAGGATTTCATTCAGGGCTCATTGGCGACCAGCACAGGTATCCGGGAAAAAGGTCAAGATTTTGATATTGATCGTGCTATCGTCATTGAAGCCGATTTAGCGCCAGAAAATCCCATTACACCTAAGTTGGCTGTTTTGGAAGTGCTTGAGGATCGGGGCTTTAAAAACGCTAAGATAAAAAAGCCTTGTGTCACAGCTGATTACAAAGCCGATGACCTTCATGTTGACATCCCCATTTATCGTAAATACGAAAACGGACAGTACGAGCTTGCGGTTGGTAAAAAACATTCTGATGAGAACAATCGAGAGTGGTCCCGGTCTGCACCCCACGAACTGATCGATTGGGTAAATAGTTACGATAAAAATGGGGTATATGGTTCCAAAAAACATGACCAATACCGCCGCATTGTCCGGTATCTTAAGCGCTGGAGAAACGTCACATTTAGCGAGGATGTTCGGCGCAAAATCTATTCAATAGGTATTGCTGTTATGGTCAAAGAGTGCTTAGCCTCTTCAATCAATGATGAAGGCTTCCCGAATGATCTTTCTGCTCTACGTTCGACCATAAATAACATTCTGAATTATAGCAACTATTTTACTTTGGTTGATGTGGATAAATACAAGGTTAAAGTTGCTCTGCCGGTCAGCCCTTTCAGAGACATTTTTCATAGTAGTAGCACTGCTACGGGCACGCAACTCCGTAACAAGTTTAGCTCGTTATCAAAAACACTTGGTAAAGTTGCTGATGAAGAAGATGAGTCCAAACAATGTGAGCTGTTACGCAGTGTATTTGGAGATGATTTCCCTAAGTGTGCTTCGTCATCATCTGCATCGTCGGTTGCTAAAAAAACAGTGTATGCGTCCGCAGGCGCGGTAGGGACATCTCAGGGCGCATGAATTATTCAGAAATTCAAACACATTTAACAGAATGCGGATACAAAGTATCCGTCTTCCCTTACGGCTCTGCGGGAAATGATTCTTTCACCGTCGAACTTGAGATTAATAATTTTTTAGTTACTTTGCTTCATATTGCCGTCCCTGAATTAACCCAAATGCCCAGCTTTCTTTTAGGAGACCCATCGGCATTGCCTAGGCTCGCGCATACTACAATTCATGCAGATAAACGCTACGCGAGTATCTGTGTAAATGTTCCTGATGCTGTATCCGTAAACTATGAACGCCCAGAACTGGCATTTGAGGAGTCACTCACAAGGCACATCGCATTGCTGACTAATGCTTTATCAGATAGCGAATGGAATAATTCTGAGCTAATTAGAGAGTTTGAAGCTGGTTGGCTAAATATAGTTGCCCAAAACACTGCTCCATTTCTCTGCTTGACTGAAAGCAAAAAGATGGAAGAATTATGTGTTTTAAAGCCACGTAAAAATATTGTCAGAGGACTGGGATCATACTATGTGGGATATGCAGCTGAATGTGTACCAGACAACATTTTTTCACCGATTAATCAGCTCATAACAGATCGAGAAGCAACTAAGGGACGAGGATTTGTTATACCCCTTAGTATCGCGACACCTGCACCTAAGCAGAGAGAAGACCTTGCCGATTGGTATCTTTCCCTATTAGCTGATTTACCGGTGGCAGTTCGAACCAAATTGACGCAACAATTCTCTCAGCAACGCTCCCATGAATTTTGGCTCATTTTTAATTCCCCTACCCCATCAGGAATGACATGGTTTGGTATTTATTTTTCACTAAAAAGCTCTGTAAAAGGCAGGAAACACCTACCCTTTAAAGGATCTCATTTAGTGGAGTGGGAGCTAACGCCCTTAGAAGTATCAACTTTTAACCAAGATAGACTTATGCCAAGGAGTGGTGCCGAGCAATGTCTTCTTCGTAAAAAGGTGTTGCTTGTAGGATGCGGCTCAGTTGGTGGTGAAATTGCAGACAAACTTGCAGCCTCTGGTATCGGTCATATTACGTTATGTGACCCTGATTATCTTTCGCTGAATAATCTTTATCGGCATATTCTTCCTCCTGCATATGCTTTATCTCGAAAATCACTCGCGCTTTGGCACAGCCTGACAAGTAAATACCCCTGGATTGCGATCGAACATTATACTGACAGATTACTTGAGTTAAGGCATAGGGCATTTCTGTCGCAATTTGATATTATCATCATAGCGATAGGCTCACCTACCCATGAACGATTATTTCATGACTACTTGCTTAAGGAAAAAATTGGTACTCCAGTTATTAATACTTGGGTTGAAGGATATGGTATTGGTGGGCATGCAGTTCTGGATATTCCCGCCCAAAAAGGCTGTTTGCGGTGTGCATATGTTGACCCTTCCGACTTCTCTCGAGGACTCGCATCAAACCTGAACTTCCTGGCACCCAATCAGGATTTGACAAAAAATCATGCTGGATGCGGAGATGCTTTTTTGCCATACACTTACATCGCATCAACTCAGACAGCCCTTATTACTGCAGATCTTGCTGTTAAATATCTTCTTGGTAAAGTCCATGATTCATCAAAAATTAGTTGGAAAGGAAGTCCAGTTGATGCGAGCGAGAATGGATTTAAGCTAAGCGATAGATATCAAGCATTTAACCGCTCATTAGAAATATTACCCCTGTACAATACTGAATGTGATATTTGCAATGAATAATTCTGAATCAATTACTATTGACACTACAAACTTCAGGATTAACATCCCAAAGACAGTGAGTGATACCTGGCTAAGTTACCGGCAAAGTCGCTCAACGGCCCCCGAAGCATTTGGTGTCCTCATTGGTAATAAAGATCTTGGAGTGGAACATTATCACTTAGTCGAAGTTACCGTTCCTCAGAATGGGGATCGATGTTCCAGATTGAGTTTTACGCTTCAAGATCCTGAACATCAACGCAGAGTTGATCATCTGCATCAAAGCTCCAGCGGTCAATTGATCTATCTTGGTACATGGCATACTCACCCGGAAAAAGTACCCCATGCTTCATACACAGACATTAGGGACTGGAAAGAGTGCAATTCACGGAATAAAGAGAGGCAACTTTTTTTCGTAATAATTGGAACAGAACAAAATGCATTATATTATTTCTTAGAGGGAAATCTTCTACGGCAAGAGTTCTAATATACAATCATAAAAGAAGGTAGAACAATGAATACTATTGATAAAGAATTTTTCAACCAAACTCACTTTCCTCCTTTTGATACGATAATCAATGTTAATGAATATATTAGACTTCTTGATGAGAAAGTAAAATGGGATGAAGTTATTTACTTCACTGATGACAATAATAAAAATTCACTTATCGCTCTCCAATTTGAATCGAATGTAGTGTCTGCAATGCGTTTTAATTTCCCTTTGGATGAACTAATTTTAATAATTCAACGTTTATGCCAAGGAAAGAAGCCTCTTAAGTTGGCTATTCTTCAGGGAATATCATTAGAAAGTGCACATGTAGCCAATTTGAGATCAATTCAGCAAGTTCTTCAACTATGCCAATTTCAGACAATAAAAATTACTACAAATGAGATCAGGAGATTCCTGAAATCCACGGGTGGAACTAAAGCAAAGGGACGCGGCGAAAATTTTAGCAAACTAACGAAGGATGAAGTATGGAAAGATAGTCACGGTCGATGTATGTTTACCGGTTGTGGACTGCGTCTGAATATGGATGAATTAACCGGTGCGCATGGAAACTTTAGTTATCTAGCACATAATGTTGCGTCATCAGAAAGGGGGGAGCGTGGGGTAGCTGTTCTATCAGAAAAATTATCCAATGATCCCAGCAACGTACTTTTACTCTGTGACAAGCACCATCGATTGATTGATAAAATTGCTGGATGCGATTATCCTGCTTCTCGCCTTTCCGAAATGCGCTCAAGACATTGCCACACATCTGAGCTGTTGTTAGATGGCTTAAGCTATGAACCAGTAGATGTCTATGTCCTACTTTGGCCTGTCAATGCCCAGGTTATTTCTGCTCCTGGTTCAAAAGAAATAGCAGCCTCGCTATCATCAATGCGGCTTAGAGCTTTAGGTGCTTCTAATATTATTGAAACTTGCGGAGAAAGTTTTTTCCTTCAACATGGCTCTGACAGGGAACAGATAATTTCTCTGATTGAGAATTCAGCTCAGCAGATTCGAAATCAGACACGTAATAAAAATTTTAAAGCTGCATTATTTGCGTTTGGCCCTATGCCTGCTCTTGTTGGGCTCGGTGCCCTTTTAGGGAATAAAGGACAATTTTTCCCAATGCTCCGCTACAGAGATGGCGGATGCTGGATGTGGCCTAAACCTGAACCTGTTGGAAATTTTTACTCTGTTGAGGGCTTGGAATCACTTATTGTTCATGATGAAATTGTTGTTTGTATAAATTTTACTGCCATAGTTCCCAAACTTGTAAGCAAAGCACAAGAGCTAAAATCCTTAAAGGGTTGCTGTATTGTCAGCTACACTTCAACAGTAGATTTCATGGGAAATGGCGCAATACCTCATCCAGAAGATGGCATAGCATTCTGTGCACGATTACAACAAGATTTGCATAATTTTAAAAACCAATATGGGGTAAATCGAGTCCATCTTCTGATTTGTGCATCCAACGCAGCCTCAGTTTTTGTCGGTCAGGCATGTGATTTACATCATCCAGATATTCTTGTTTATGATTTTTCTGAGGAAGGGATGGAACCAGCATTGTTGATTCAGAACAATTCAGTAATAACAAAAGTGTCACATCCCGGTGTTTGATATACTATCTAGTCCTGTTGCGCCTATTCAGGCGCAACAGGATCGACTTAATTAGTCTGTAACTAATTTTTCGATAATCATCACCAAAATTTGCGATACACCGCCAGCAGAGACAATCAATATTAGGTTCCAACAAACATAGATAAATATGGGTTATCCTCCGGAACAACATCACCAAAAATAAACTCTGGTTTTTCCAGAAAGTACCCTTTCAGCCGCCGTGTTTTACGGGGCCCCTTCACTTCACAGGTAAAAATATTTGTACCATCATTGTCGTAATAGTGAAGTGACAGTCGCTGAAACGCCCTCTGAACAGGTTTCCACTGTTCTCCAGTCTCTCCCGTCGTGGACTGGATATACAGCTTAAAAATTCCCGGTGAGACCAGGAATACCCTACCGGCAACCATATGAACTGGCGCACCGGATTCATTAATCATCATCTTCCGGGTCCGAATACCTTCCCGCAACCAGTCGACAAACCCCTGGCCTGATACGGAACGGCTAGTAGTCCTTGGCTCCGCACCAGTCAACTTTTCTTCAGTGATGTCTGTTCGCTGAGTCAGAGAAATTCCGCCCATCGGCTCTTCTATCGGCGAGACAAAGTCATTGATAATTTCCTCATCCGATAGTGCAGGTGCAAATAGAGAAAGTGTCAAATCTGCCAGAGATTCCCCTTTTCCGGTAATCTGTCCAACGGGAATCTCTAATGCTATCTCTGGTTCGGCGTTTTCATCCAGGTTGGAAGTTTGCGGCGCTGTCGCGTCTGGAATAACCTGACCAGCAAACAGTGTCGGCCGCTCCTCCTGCGTCCCCCAAATTCGTGACGGCGATAATCGCAGTAACGTTAACGGGCAGCCCGGCGCCCAGCCACCGTCAGCTTTAATCTCACATGACCAGACAGCCTTATCTTCCGACGTCGGGATAATCAGCCCATGCGCCTGCATTTCATCAAACAGCCGAACATTGCTATCAGGCACGCTGGTCACCCCCTGTTGTAGCAGCCAGGCCCGAACCCTGTCAGCAGTAGTTTTACTGATAAGCCACAGGGCATCTTCAGTCAGCCAGCCGTCTGAGCCTGAATGGGGATTACTTAGTTTAAACTGAGTCTGTACCAGTTGACGCAAAGCCGTCAGCATCTGCTTCGCTAGCGACGGTTGCGGACGTTCCAGTGCGGTGCTGGCATTCGCCCCCATAAACTGAGCCACCGATGCTCGATCTGCTTCCTGTACCAGTTCGCCCATAATACCCGCCCGGTCGTAATGCCCGTTGATACAATATAAAAATGACGTGTATAACTCCTGATACTGTGCCAGCCAATTAAGAGCAGTAATGGGCAGAATATGAGTTGCCAGTAATCCCCCAACTACCGGATGAAGCTGATGATCACGTTTCTTGTGGTACTTCAATCGGTACGGTTTACTAAGTACTCCTTGCCACGGATACCAGGGCTGCTCATCATCCGTCGTCACCAAGATATCTGTGGCTATCTTCCCGACATCATGCAGTAATGCCGCGTAGATAACCCCCGCCGTCCACGCCTCCGCTTCTCGGGCCTGATCTTCAGGCGCAGCACCTGCCGGGAGAAGATGGCGCTGACGTAATTTCGCGGCAAACGCCATAACTTCCAGAGTGTGGTCCAGTAGACCACCGGGATGGGAATGATGGTGGTATTCCGAAGCGGGTAGTTGCTGCACCAGTTCTGCAAATCGCCTGACCGGGATCTGATACAACTCCGTGAATAACGCCCCGGAGAGTGAGGTTCGCTGCCAGATAATTCGCATCAGTTGCTGCCGTAATGGGCTTGCCAGCAGGCTCTCAGCCGACATGGGATTCATCCAGCCTGGTCTGGTTTCCGGTACCATTGCTGCGGCAACCGGTCCAGACGGAATATCTGATCTTCTGAGCCATCTCAGCTTTGCATGAATGCCTGTTTTCATGAGTCCAGCCTTTCATTTATTCATTCTGCTCCAGAACTGATAGCACTCCAGCAGGAATGCCGTGATTGTTTTACCCTGCTCTGTCGCTGCAATCTTGATTTCGCGATGTAATAGCGGATTGATACGGATCTGGATCGGTTTTGTTTCGCCGGTTTGATGATCGGTAGTCGTAACTTCAAGCGGACGGGGCGTTACGGGAGATAATTTCAGTGGTTTCTTTGCCATAAGGGATCCGGAGTCTGAAATCATGAAATGCAATGTTCATGATTTCAGTTTGCTGGTTCAGGGACGGCTACTGACGCGAGTGCCAATTTCGTTGATGACATTTCTGGCCTGCTGATTAAGCGTTTTCCAGGGCGTTTCAGTAATAGAATATCCGGCATCCAGCGCAATACTGTAGCCCGGTTTGAACATAAGGAACGACGTGGCGCAGGCAAACTGCCAGGCGGAAATCGTCTGAATGGCGCTGCGACCTTCGGCCTGACTCGGCGCTTTACCGACCACATAGAACAGGCGACTATGGGGAATCCCTTTATGCACCAGCTCACGCCCCAGCAGCAGTGAGGGTTCCAGATCGTCGAGTGAGGTTCCGGTAGCAATCACCACAAGATTTGACTGACGGGAAATATCAAGAGAGGAAATATCGACAAACGGTCGGGTATCAACAATCAGGAACTGGTAATTGCTGGCGGCTTTGAGTGCCACATCATGTCGGCGATAAACCCCCGTTTCTACAGCAGGATAAATCCCTGCGTTATCGCGACGTTCCGACCACTTTGCGGAAGTCTGTTGCTGGCTGTCGAGGTCTGCCAGATGCACTTTTTTGCCGGAACGGGCAAATTCAACGGCAGTCGCACGGGCGAGAGTGGAGCGGCTGACACCGCCTTTCTGGCTGATGAAGCTGATAATCATACTGCCTCCTGACGCAAAATAATGAATGCAGGGGGAACATTGCCGAAAAATAAACCGCATGGCGGCAATAAACTGTATTCACGTCGGACATAATTTTATGAAAACACACTTTCATGAAAATCGGTTTTCTTGTTCAGTGAGATATCCTTTATCTCCAGGTCTTTTCTGGTAAAGCCTGTTACCTCTTAACCCCCTTTACCCTTGCCCTTTCCTTTAAATCCTTTCCTGCGAGGAATAAATTCATGAATATCTGTTTTCATGAAAAAAAAATGGCAAAAAAAACCCTCCGTAAAGAAGGGTATTTCGGTAATAATGAATCACAACAAACCATGTTCAGCGAACGAATAATGATTCTCACCAGGGGAGACAATCATATGGTCCAGCGTTTTAATATCCAGCATAGAAAGACATTTCACGATATGCTCTGTCACCGTTTTATCTGTCTGACTGGGATTAACTTCACCTGATGGGTGATTGTGGGCCAGAAGAACTGCCGCAGCATTTCGCAGCAATGCTTTGCGAGCAATAATACGGGGATGAATGCTTACATGATCCAGCGTGCCGCTGAATATAATTTCAGCTTCAATAATCCGGTTCTGATTATCGAGGAATATTACGCAGAAATGCTCCCGTTCATGATCGCTTAACTGCAGACGCAGATAATCAACAAACATTGCCGGACTCACAATTCCTGGTTCCGACTCTGCTGCCATAAAATCACTTTTTATCGCTCTGAGGGCGCGTTCAACCAGTTCTTTTGTTGCTTGAGAAGTTGTGTATTGCAGTGTAATTTCGGACATAGTAAGACTCCGGTGTAAAAAAGAGGGATTGAGTTGGAATAAGGAGGACACCACGCGTGATGCGTTGCTCGTTTTCAGGTGCGTGAGCATTAAAGGGCGTGAACTGAGTTCACCAGGGCGCTGCTACAGCAGCAATATGCAGAGCCAGTATGCTGATGGCTGTATAGAGTAAATACCGGGAATTAATTCTCAGTAATAAAAGAAACCGTTGTCTGATTTTTGTACCAGTGATAACCTGTGTTCATATTTTATTCAGTACAGGAAGTGCAGAATGAAACAGCAGAATATTGGATATCGTCTTGGTTTCCGGACCCGTCAGTTTGTACGCTGGCTCAGCGTACAGGAAATCCGACTGCAGCAGCGTGGCGTACCGTACTGGATAACAAAACTTCCTCTGTATCTTTGCATTGCCGCTGCGGTGGGATTGCTGCTTGCTGGCGCACTGTTTGCCGCGTTATGCCTGGCACTGATGATATTTATGGCTTGGTACCTGAATACTGCGGCTAATGGAAGAAGCGAAGGCCCAAAGGGAGACGAACCTTCGGATGGTTATAATGCAACAGGACCCGAAGGCCCTGGATTTTATTACAGCGGTAGGAGAATCGACGACTAAGAAGTTATCTTCCTACTTTCCGTGCGATAACATCACCCATCCTTCCACCTGATTTATTGGCGTCGGCTGATCCTGTAATAGCAGCCCGTTCGATCACCCCTCCCAGTTGAACTCCAGCCCATCCCAGCGCCCCCATCCAGAATGCAGGGAGCACGATAAACATCGTTCCCATCACAAACTGCATAATCAAATCGTCCTGGGTATTCTGTATCCCGGCCAGATTCCATGAACTGTGGGCATCGCCATCGTACAATAACGTCAGCATCCAACCGTCCAGCCAACGAGCCAGCTCCCACCAGAAAGTCAGGAACATCAGACCGAACTGCGCGAACGTCAGCGTCAGCACCGTTTTGATGCTGTAGGCAGAGAACACCGTCACCAGGGGGATGCAAATCACCAACACCATTAACAGAATAGCCTGCACCATTGGTAATGCCTGACGTAGTGAATCAAAAGCCGGAAACGCCGCCAGTGATGCCAGCGAATGGCCCAACGCCGCCCCCGTTCTGGCAAGACTATTGGTCAGAGTCGGGTCAACGTTACCGCCATAGCCCCTATACACCAGCCCGTCCTGCGATACCGTCATATTGCGCGGACTGATCAGCGCTCGCAGTACCGCCTCTTCATAGTTTTCCTTGCTGTAAGCCATTTTCTTAAATGACTGCCAGACATCCGGCTTAACCTGTGCCAGCAGTCGGGGTTTCAGTCCCACATCCGCATCAGACCACCACTGTTTGCAGGTCGGGTAGCCACCATTTCCCGTATTCACCAGTCCTGCATCCCGATTACTGTCATACGGCCAGGCGCTTCGTGGCGAACGGGCATGGTCAGTATCGTAATACCCTACCTGCGTCATAAATCGCGAGGAACCCGGCCAGGCCACATCCAGACTTTCGCCCAGGGTAAGTTCACCACCGCGCTGCTTCAGCCGTGAAAGTGATGGGGAATAGCACTCCATTACAAAATCACGCAGTTCCTGCCCTAACACCGGGTCGCTGATGCGGGTATGCTGCACTTCAAACCTGAGTTGTCGCAGGTCCGGTTTACACGGCAGCGTGGCAGTGGCAGCGCTGACCATCCCTTTGGATACAGCATGGATCAGATACCACCACACCGGCACCGCCGCCGTCTGACCGGAAATATCACTCACCAGTGGCGCATAACCTGACTGCTCCGGCGCGACAGGCATGGTGAAATTGCACTGTTTCGAGCGGTCGGTGTTGTACTTCATTTGCGTGATATCGATATTCAGCAACGGAACGCAGGTAAACATAATGACCAGTAGCGCCACATAAATCGTATTCTCCATCCAAGCCAGCGTCAGCCCGCCCGCATCACCTTCATCGGCACCCTGTTCCCGCGCTTTCAGCCAGAGGGATAACAGTTTCATCAGCAGCGGCAGCGCAAACAACCCCGTCGCCGTAATGGTGTCCCATATTCCGTTACTGATAAGCCAGCCCAGCAGCGTCAGGGCATACTCCAGGTAGCTGTATGTCGTCATGCGCCGTTCCCCTGTTGCAGCAGGTTACTGACTTCATTAACCGCCAGCAGAACCAGCGACCAGCCAGCAATGCGTTTCAGATGCGCCCTGCTCTGAACAGATAAACGCCGGTACAGAGAAAAACCAATGACGATACCCGAG from Citrobacter amalonaticus Y19 includes:
- a CDS encoding nucleotidyltransferase, giving the protein MSLQNKFMNFHDAIKLGRQDLEYTTARLKDDSITADIKKRFKEDGYPVVEDFIQGSLATSTGIREKGQDFDIDRAIVIEADLAPENPITPKLAVLEVLEDRGFKNAKIKKPCVTADYKADDLHVDIPIYRKYENGQYELAVGKKHSDENNREWSRSAPHELIDWVNSYDKNGVYGSKKHDQYRRIVRYLKRWRNVTFSEDVRRKIYSIGIAVMVKECLASSINDEGFPNDLSALRSTINNILNYSNYFTLVDVDKYKVKVALPVSPFRDIFHSSSTATGTQLRNKFSSLSKTLGKVADEEDESKQCELLRSVFGDDFPKCASSSSASSVAKKTVYASAGAVGTSQGA
- a CDS encoding tyrosine-type recombinase/integrase gives rise to the protein MSLSDAKIRSIKPSDKPFKLTDSQGLYLLVNPGGSRLWYLKYRFNRKESRIALGAYPQVSLSDARQQRDGIRKLLAQNINPSQQRMTEKAAASPEKCFEVVALKWHKTNKKWSTDYAERILASMKNHIFPAIGHLPVTMLKTQHFTALLRVIEDKGFLEVASRTRQQLCNIMRYAVQQGLTESNPAQHLEGVTAPPVKNHYPALPLERLPELFERIGDYQQGRQLTRLAVVLTLHLFIRSSELRFARWSEIDFRHKIWTIPATREAIDKVRFSGRGAKMRTPHIVPLSRQAIAILKQIQEISGHLELVFPGDHNPYKPMSENTINRALRLMGYDTKTDICGHGFRAMACSALVESELWSRDAVERQMSHQERNSVRAAYIHRAEHLDARKAMMQWWSDYLDVSRDGYTAPYIYARLHGMV
- a CDS encoding SAVED domain-containing protein, encoding MNTIDKEFFNQTHFPPFDTIINVNEYIRLLDEKVKWDEVIYFTDDNNKNSLIALQFESNVVSAMRFNFPLDELILIIQRLCQGKKPLKLAILQGISLESAHVANLRSIQQVLQLCQFQTIKITTNEIRRFLKSTGGTKAKGRGENFSKLTKDEVWKDSHGRCMFTGCGLRLNMDELTGAHGNFSYLAHNVASSERGERGVAVLSEKLSNDPSNVLLLCDKHHRLIDKIAGCDYPASRLSEMRSRHCHTSELLLDGLSYEPVDVYVLLWPVNAQVISAPGSKEIAASLSSMRLRALGASNIIETCGESFFLQHGSDREQIISLIENSAQQIRNQTRNKNFKAALFAFGPMPALVGLGALLGNKGQFFPMLRYRDGGCWMWPKPEPVGNFYSVEGLESLIVHDEIVVCINFTAIVPKLVSKAQELKSLKGCCIVSYTSTVDFMGNGAIPHPEDGIAFCARLQQDLHNFKNQYGVNRVHLLICASNAASVFVGQACDLHHPDILVYDFSEEGMEPALLIQNNSVITKVSHPGV
- a CDS encoding DUF3742 family protein; translated protein: MKQQNIGYRLGFRTRQFVRWLSVQEIRLQQRGVPYWITKLPLYLCIAAAVGLLLAGALFAALCLALMIFMAWYLNTAANGRSEGPKGDEPSDGYNATGPEGPGFYYSGRRIDD
- a CDS encoding Mov34/MPN/PAD-1 family protein yields the protein MNNSESITIDTTNFRINIPKTVSDTWLSYRQSRSTAPEAFGVLIGNKDLGVEHYHLVEVTVPQNGDRCSRLSFTLQDPEHQRRVDHLHQSSSGQLIYLGTWHTHPEKVPHASYTDIRDWKECNSRNKERQLFFVIIGTEQNALYYFLEGNLLRQEF
- a CDS encoding ThiF family adenylyltransferase, which translates into the protein MNYSEIQTHLTECGYKVSVFPYGSAGNDSFTVELEINNFLVTLLHIAVPELTQMPSFLLGDPSALPRLAHTTIHADKRYASICVNVPDAVSVNYERPELAFEESLTRHIALLTNALSDSEWNNSELIREFEAGWLNIVAQNTAPFLCLTESKKMEELCVLKPRKNIVRGLGSYYVGYAAECVPDNIFSPINQLITDREATKGRGFVIPLSIATPAPKQREDLADWYLSLLADLPVAVRTKLTQQFSQQRSHEFWLIFNSPTPSGMTWFGIYFSLKSSVKGRKHLPFKGSHLVEWELTPLEVSTFNQDRLMPRSGAEQCLLRKKVLLVGCGSVGGEIADKLAASGIGHITLCDPDYLSLNNLYRHILPPAYALSRKSLALWHSLTSKYPWIAIEHYTDRLLELRHRAFLSQFDIIIIAIGSPTHERLFHDYLLKEKIGTPVINTWVEGYGIGGHAVLDIPAQKGCLRCAYVDPSDFSRGLASNLNFLAPNQDLTKNHAGCGDAFLPYTYIASTQTALITADLAVKYLLGKVHDSSKISWKGSPVDASENGFKLSDRYQAFNRSLEILPLYNTECDICNE
- a CDS encoding toxin-antitoxin system HicB family antitoxin; amino-acid sequence: MAKKPLKLSPVTPRPLEVTTTDHQTGETKPIQIRINPLLHREIKIAATEQGKTITAFLLECYQFWSRMNK
- a CDS encoding ParA family protein, whose amino-acid sequence is MIISFISQKGGVSRSTLARATAVEFARSGKKVHLADLDSQQQTSAKWSERRDNAGIYPAVETGVYRRHDVALKAASNYQFLIVDTRPFVDISSLDISRQSNLVVIATGTSLDDLEPSLLLGRELVHKGIPHSRLFYVVGKAPSQAEGRSAIQTISAWQFACATSFLMFKPGYSIALDAGYSITETPWKTLNQQARNVINEIGTRVSSRP
- the mobH gene encoding MobH family relaxase yields the protein MKTGIHAKLRWLRRSDIPSGPVAAAMVPETRPGWMNPMSAESLLASPLRQQLMRIIWQRTSLSGALFTELYQIPVRRFAELVQQLPASEYHHHSHPGGLLDHTLEVMAFAAKLRQRHLLPAGAAPEDQAREAEAWTAGVIYAALLHDVGKIATDILVTTDDEQPWYPWQGVLSKPYRLKYHKKRDHQLHPVVGGLLATHILPITALNWLAQYQELYTSFLYCINGHYDRAGIMGELVQEADRASVAQFMGANASTALERPQPSLAKQMLTALRQLVQTQFKLSNPHSGSDGWLTEDALWLISKTTADRVRAWLLQQGVTSVPDSNVRLFDEMQAHGLIIPTSEDKAVWSCEIKADGGWAPGCPLTLLRLSPSRIWGTQEERPTLFAGQVIPDATAPQTSNLDENAEPEIALEIPVGQITGKGESLADLTLSLFAPALSDEEIINDFVSPIEEPMGGISLTQRTDITEEKLTGAEPRTTSRSVSGQGFVDWLREGIRTRKMMINESGAPVHMVAGRVFLVSPGIFKLYIQSTTGETGEQWKPVQRAFQRLSLHYYDNDGTNIFTCEVKGPRKTRRLKGYFLEKPEFIFGDVVPEDNPYLSMFVGT
- a CDS encoding JAB domain-containing protein codes for the protein MSEITLQYTTSQATKELVERALRAIKSDFMAAESEPGIVSPAMFVDYLRLQLSDHEREHFCVIFLDNQNRIIEAEIIFSGTLDHVSIHPRIIARKALLRNAAAVLLAHNHPSGEVNPSQTDKTVTEHIVKCLSMLDIKTLDHMIVSPGENHYSFAEHGLL